The Amycolatopsis viridis genome window below encodes:
- a CDS encoding S8 family serine peptidase yields the protein MRIGTRRSLAAVFAAALAATGFATGSAAAQDEPLAPGVPAAKVAGTGLPGKLPPRLAAAQGRTTAFVELTQQPAVDAFNAERGAGKDRAKQAANNAKAGVAGAVNSVLGQLRSLDASTQVRYSTANAVSGVVVTADAAKIRELAARPDVASIRPVVPKTRSNSSTAQLTGTLTAWQQTGRFGDGVRVGVIDDGIDYTHADFGGPGTKAAYDAVDRAAPNPLFPNAKVVGGTDLVGDDYDAATAGADTPKPDPNPLACGEHGTHVAGTIAGYGVNADGSTFTGDYGRLTADSLTALKIGPGMAPKASLYAIKVFGCHGSTNATSQALDWALDPNGDGDFDDHLDIVNLSLGSDFGAPDDPDSLFVRKLAANNVLPVIAEGNGGDLYDVGGSPGNTPEALTVASSRDASVLRDAADVTAPAGVAGPKGGQYSQNFTGYDTLDVTAPVVKLSAADADGCAPYSDADKAAVAGKFAWLEWDDNDATRACGSAARAGNAQAAGAKGVLLSSGVEHFGAGIAGNEAIPMFQFTASATNQIRPALDAGTLTVRLSGAGRTSLPTSDPSIVDTPSSFTSRGVRGPAVKPDVSAPGDTISSALRGSGNNRTVLSGTSMATPLTAGVTALLRQAHPGWSVEEIKALVMNTAGHDIVAGGKTYAPQRAGAGRVDTQAALTDQVLAYSRDDRGAVSVTFGTVEADRATTLTKTIQVVNKGDQPARYSVAYEGITTLPGVQYQLSDKSVQLRPHGTASVRVTLRITDPAALRKVIDPTVATEQRGMARQFVADASGRVVLTPAGGAGPALRVPVYSAPKPVSAIDTPRSLNFRGDSARFTLRGRGIDQGTGSQRYESLISVLELQGQSPRLPECRGRITGGCTINDTAKGGDLQYAGVASNIVQARQEGHPDQALLAFGISTWGNWANLGSNTIPFVDIDTTGDGKPDFESYVTKPSGTDVWLVKTVDLNAEGYPAVDVQAVNGQLGDVDTNVFDTNVVLLPVSIAALGIDPNAASHRIGYAVGTTGFYVAPSSENRLIDSIETPMTFDALAPGYSVSGTGGAALSYAAEPGTSLAVTRNPVSAQQDAVLGLLALKHHDGNGNRVSVIRVDGGPLG from the coding sequence ATGAGAATCGGGACCCGGCGGTCGCTCGCGGCCGTCTTCGCCGCCGCGCTGGCCGCCACCGGTTTCGCGACGGGCAGCGCGGCGGCTCAGGACGAGCCGCTCGCGCCCGGCGTGCCCGCGGCCAAGGTGGCCGGGACCGGTCTGCCGGGCAAGCTGCCACCCCGGCTCGCTGCGGCACAGGGCCGCACGACCGCTTTCGTCGAGCTCACCCAGCAGCCCGCGGTGGACGCCTTCAACGCCGAGCGCGGCGCGGGCAAGGACCGCGCGAAGCAGGCGGCGAACAACGCGAAGGCCGGGGTGGCCGGGGCGGTGAACTCGGTGCTGGGCCAGCTGCGCTCACTGGACGCGAGCACCCAGGTCCGGTACTCGACCGCCAACGCCGTGTCCGGCGTGGTGGTGACCGCCGACGCCGCCAAGATCCGCGAACTGGCCGCGCGGCCGGACGTCGCGTCGATCCGCCCGGTCGTGCCCAAGACCCGCAGCAACTCCAGCACCGCGCAGCTGACCGGCACGCTGACCGCGTGGCAGCAGACCGGCCGTTTCGGCGACGGCGTCCGGGTCGGCGTCATCGACGACGGCATCGACTACACCCACGCGGACTTCGGCGGCCCGGGCACCAAGGCGGCCTACGACGCCGTGGACCGGGCCGCCCCGAACCCGCTGTTCCCCAACGCCAAGGTGGTCGGCGGCACCGACCTGGTCGGCGACGACTACGACGCGGCTACTGCCGGCGCGGACACCCCGAAGCCGGACCCGAACCCGCTCGCCTGCGGTGAGCACGGTACCCATGTGGCCGGCACGATCGCCGGGTACGGCGTCAACGCCGACGGCAGCACCTTCACCGGCGACTACGGCAGGCTCACCGCCGACTCGCTGACCGCGCTGAAGATCGGCCCGGGCATGGCGCCGAAGGCGTCGCTGTACGCGATCAAGGTGTTCGGCTGCCACGGTTCCACGAACGCCACCTCGCAGGCCCTGGACTGGGCGCTGGACCCGAACGGCGACGGTGACTTCGACGACCACCTCGACATCGTCAACCTCTCGCTGGGCAGCGACTTCGGTGCACCGGACGACCCGGACTCGCTGTTCGTGCGCAAGCTCGCCGCGAACAACGTGCTGCCGGTGATCGCCGAGGGCAACGGTGGCGACCTCTACGACGTGGGCGGCTCGCCGGGCAACACGCCGGAGGCGCTCACCGTCGCGTCCAGCCGGGACGCCTCGGTGCTGCGGGACGCGGCGGACGTGACCGCGCCCGCCGGGGTCGCCGGCCCGAAGGGCGGCCAGTACAGCCAGAACTTCACCGGCTACGACACGCTCGATGTGACCGCGCCGGTGGTGAAGCTGTCCGCGGCCGACGCGGACGGCTGCGCGCCCTACTCCGACGCCGACAAGGCCGCGGTGGCGGGCAAGTTCGCGTGGCTGGAGTGGGACGACAACGACGCCACCCGCGCCTGCGGTTCGGCCGCTCGCGCCGGCAACGCGCAGGCCGCGGGCGCCAAGGGGGTGCTGCTGTCCTCGGGTGTCGAGCACTTCGGCGCCGGCATCGCGGGCAACGAGGCGATCCCGATGTTCCAGTTCACCGCCTCGGCGACGAACCAGATCCGCCCGGCGCTGGACGCGGGCACGCTGACCGTCCGCCTCTCCGGTGCGGGCCGGACGAGCCTGCCGACGTCCGATCCGTCGATTGTGGACACCCCGAGCTCGTTCACCTCGCGCGGGGTGCGCGGCCCGGCCGTCAAGCCGGACGTGTCGGCGCCCGGTGACACGATTTCGTCGGCCCTGCGCGGCAGCGGCAACAATCGCACCGTCCTGTCCGGCACGTCGATGGCCACCCCGCTGACCGCCGGCGTCACCGCGCTGCTGCGGCAGGCCCACCCCGGCTGGTCCGTCGAGGAGATCAAGGCCCTGGTGATGAACACCGCCGGGCACGACATCGTGGCCGGCGGCAAGACCTACGCACCGCAGCGCGCCGGTGCCGGCCGGGTGGACACGCAGGCCGCGCTGACCGACCAGGTGCTGGCCTACTCGCGGGACGACCGGGGCGCGGTGAGCGTCACCTTCGGCACCGTCGAGGCCGACCGTGCCACCACTCTCACCAAGACGATCCAGGTGGTGAACAAGGGCGACCAGCCGGCCCGCTACTCGGTGGCCTACGAGGGCATCACCACCCTGCCCGGCGTGCAGTACCAGCTGTCGGACAAGTCCGTGCAGCTGCGTCCGCACGGCACCGCGAGCGTCCGCGTCACGCTGCGGATCACCGATCCGGCGGCCCTGCGCAAGGTGATCGATCCGACGGTCGCGACCGAGCAGCGCGGGATGGCCCGGCAGTTCGTCGCCGACGCCTCCGGACGGGTCGTGCTGACCCCGGCCGGCGGCGCCGGTCCCGCGCTGCGGGTACCGGTGTACTCGGCGCCGAAGCCGGTGTCCGCGATCGACACCCCGCGATCGCTGAACTTCCGCGGCGACAGCGCGCGGTTCACCCTCCGCGGCCGCGGGATCGACCAGGGCACCGGCAGTCAGCGGTACGAGTCGCTGATCAGCGTCCTGGAGCTGCAGGGCCAGTCGCCGCGGCTGCCGGAGTGCCGCGGGCGGATCACCGGCGGCTGCACGATCAACGACACCGCCAAGGGCGGCGATCTGCAGTACGCCGGTGTGGCGTCGAACATCGTGCAGGCCCGGCAGGAGGGCCACCCGGATCAGGCGCTGCTCGCCTTCGGAATCTCGACCTGGGGCAACTGGGCGAACCTGGGCAGCAACACGATCCCGTTCGTCGACATCGACACCACCGGTGACGGCAAGCCCGACTTCGAGTCCTACGTGACGAAGCCGAGCGGCACCGACGTGTGGCTGGTCAAGACCGTGGACCTCAACGCCGAGGGCTATCCGGCCGTGGACGTCCAAGCGGTCAACGGCCAGCTCGGCGACGTGGACACCAACGTGTTCGACACCAACGTCGTGCTGTTGCCGGTCAGCATCGCCGCGCTGGGCATCGACCCGAACGCCGCCTCGCACCGGATCGGCTACGCGGTCGGCACCACCGGCTTCTACGTGGCTCCCAGCAGTGAGAACAGGCTCATCGACTCGATCGAGACGCCGATGACGTTCGACGCGCTGGCCCCGGGCTACTCGGTGTCCGGCACCGGCGGTGCCGCGCTGAGCTATGCGGCGGAGCCGGGCACGTCGCTGGCCGTCACCCGCAACCCGGTGTCCGCGCAGCAGGATGCGGTGCTCGGGCTGCTGGCGCTGAAACACCACGACGGCAACGGCAACCGGGTGAGCGTGATCCGGGTCGACGGAGGTCCGTTGGGCTGA
- the serA gene encoding phosphoglycerate dehydrogenase, translated as MTNPSKPVVLIAEKLAPSTLAVFGDEVEVRHVDGTDRPALLEAVKAADALLVRSATKVDAEVLGASTRLKVVARAGVGLDNVEVPAATARGVLVVNAPTSNIVSAAEHAVALLLAVARRVPAANQSLQAGEWKRSSYSGVEINGKTIGVVGFGKIGQLFAARLAAFDTKIVAYDPYVSAARAAQLGVELVSLDELLQRADAISIHLPKTPETKGLIDAEALKKTKPGVIIVNAARGGLVDEEALAEAIRSGHVGGAGIDVFLTEPTTASPLFGLPNVVVTPHLGASTAEAQDRAGTDVARSVLLALRGDFVPDAVNVASGGVVGEEVRPYLPLTQKLGTVLAALSQKAPSAVTVEVRGELSSEDVGVLSLAALRGVFSGVVEDQVTFVNAPRLAEEFGVRTEIVTEPESPNWRSLVTVRAVHEDGSVLSVSGSVTGNNQVEKLVEVNGRHFDLRAEGHMLLLEYPDRPGIMGRVGTLLGEASVNIEAAQISQTTDGSDAVMILRVDREVDSHLLEPIAATVGARTIRAVTFA; from the coding sequence GTGACCAACCCCAGCAAGCCGGTCGTCCTCATCGCCGAAAAGCTCGCCCCGTCCACGCTGGCCGTGTTCGGTGACGAGGTCGAGGTCCGGCACGTGGACGGCACCGACCGCCCGGCGCTGCTGGAGGCGGTGAAGGCCGCCGACGCGCTGCTGGTCCGCTCCGCGACCAAGGTGGACGCCGAGGTGCTGGGTGCTTCGACGCGGCTGAAGGTCGTCGCCAGGGCCGGTGTCGGACTGGACAACGTCGAGGTGCCGGCGGCGACCGCGCGCGGTGTGCTCGTGGTGAACGCGCCGACCTCGAACATCGTCTCGGCCGCCGAGCACGCCGTCGCGCTGCTGCTCGCCGTCGCCCGCCGGGTCCCGGCCGCGAACCAGAGCCTCCAGGCCGGCGAGTGGAAGCGCTCGTCGTACAGCGGTGTCGAGATCAACGGCAAGACCATCGGCGTGGTCGGCTTCGGCAAGATCGGCCAGCTGTTCGCGGCCCGGCTGGCGGCGTTCGACACCAAGATCGTCGCCTACGACCCGTACGTCTCGGCCGCCCGCGCTGCCCAGCTCGGCGTCGAGCTGGTGAGCCTGGACGAGCTGCTCCAGCGCGCCGACGCCATCTCGATCCACCTGCCCAAGACCCCGGAGACCAAGGGCCTCATCGACGCCGAGGCGCTCAAGAAGACCAAGCCCGGCGTGATCATCGTCAACGCCGCGCGCGGTGGCCTGGTCGACGAGGAGGCGCTCGCCGAGGCGATCCGCAGCGGTCACGTCGGCGGCGCCGGCATCGACGTGTTCCTCACCGAGCCGACCACCGCGAGCCCGCTGTTCGGCCTGCCCAACGTCGTCGTCACCCCGCACCTCGGCGCCTCGACCGCCGAAGCGCAGGACCGTGCGGGCACCGACGTGGCCCGGTCGGTGCTGCTGGCGTTGCGCGGCGACTTCGTGCCGGACGCGGTGAACGTCGCCAGCGGTGGCGTGGTGGGCGAGGAGGTCCGCCCGTACCTGCCGCTGACCCAGAAGCTGGGCACCGTGCTGGCCGCGCTGAGCCAGAAGGCGCCGTCGGCGGTCACCGTCGAGGTCCGCGGCGAGCTGTCCTCGGAGGACGTCGGCGTGCTGTCGCTGGCCGCGCTGCGGGGCGTGTTCTCCGGGGTGGTCGAGGACCAGGTCACGTTCGTCAACGCGCCGCGCCTGGCCGAGGAGTTCGGCGTGCGCACCGAGATCGTCACCGAGCCGGAGAGCCCGAACTGGCGCAGCCTGGTCACCGTCCGCGCGGTGCACGAGGACGGCAGTGTGCTGTCGGTGTCGGGTTCGGTCACCGGCAACAACCAGGTGGAGAAGCTGGTCGAGGTCAACGGCCGCCACTTCGACCTGCGGGCCGAGGGCCACATGCTGCTCCTGGAGTACCCGGACCGCCCGGGCATCATGGGCCGCGTGGGCACCCTGCTGGGCGAGGCGTCGGTCAACATCGAGGCGGCGCAGATCAGCCAGACCACGGACGGTTCGGACGCGGTGATGATCCTCCGCGTCGACCGGGAGGTGGATTCCCACCTGCTGGAGCCGATCGCGGCGACGGTCGGGGCGCGCACGATCCGTGCCGTCACGTTCGCCTGA
- a CDS encoding TetR/AcrR family transcriptional regulator: protein MSSTRPLRADARRNYERLLAEARAVFGESGIDASLEEIARRAGVGIGTLYRHFPSREVLLEALLGARFDAQAEAAEALLGEDDPLAALRTFARGMLGTATTFRGLSAATADALNDETSDLYRACRGMRSAAARLVARAQESGQLRADLAPDEVLLMVHAAGWASEHAGDPERLLDLVFAGLCSR from the coding sequence ATGAGCAGCACCCGACCCCTGCGCGCCGACGCCCGCCGCAACTACGAGCGCCTGCTGGCCGAGGCGCGCGCCGTGTTCGGCGAGTCCGGCATCGACGCGTCCCTGGAGGAGATCGCGCGGCGCGCAGGAGTCGGCATCGGCACGCTCTACCGGCACTTCCCGAGCCGCGAGGTGCTGCTGGAAGCTCTGCTCGGGGCGAGGTTCGACGCGCAGGCCGAAGCCGCGGAGGCGCTGCTCGGCGAGGACGACCCGCTCGCCGCCCTGCGCACCTTCGCGCGGGGCATGCTCGGCACCGCCACCACGTTCCGCGGCCTGTCCGCCGCGACCGCCGACGCGCTCAACGACGAGACCTCCGACCTCTACCGCGCCTGCCGCGGGATGCGCTCGGCCGCCGCCCGGCTCGTCGCCCGCGCCCAGGAATCCGGCCAGCTGCGCGCGGACCTGGCGCCGGACGAGGTGCTGCTGATGGTGCACGCGGCCGGCTGGGCCAGCGAGCACGCCGGCGACCCGGAGCGGCTGCTCGATCTCGTCTTCGCCGGGTTGTGCTCCCGTTGA
- a CDS encoding TIGR03620 family F420-dependent LLM class oxidoreductase, which yields MKSVGVWLYGGYPATVDVEREQLARIDALGYASVWMGETIGGRDAFVRSAVFLGATSRIAVGTGIANVWARPAPTAQAAARSVADAHPGRFVLGLGIGHPYQAESTGQSYAKPLTAMREYLSRMDDEAAANPPAAPFSRVLAAIGPKMLELSRDAADGAHPFAMPVEHTAFARKILGPGKLLIPHQAVLLSTDPAQARAKAREMARQILQVKAYAKAWRDFGYGDEVTDRLADALVAWGDEETIARRVREQLDAGADQVLISPTGVDLPGAADQLARLAPALTAQTALTALPEVSA from the coding sequence ATGAAATCAGTAGGTGTGTGGCTCTACGGTGGCTACCCCGCCACCGTCGACGTCGAGCGGGAGCAGCTCGCCCGCATCGACGCGCTCGGCTACGCGTCGGTGTGGATGGGCGAGACCATCGGCGGGCGGGACGCGTTCGTCCGGTCCGCGGTCTTCCTCGGCGCGACCAGCCGGATCGCGGTCGGGACGGGGATCGCGAACGTGTGGGCGCGGCCCGCGCCGACCGCACAGGCAGCGGCGCGCAGCGTCGCCGACGCCCACCCCGGGCGGTTCGTGCTCGGCCTCGGCATCGGGCACCCCTACCAGGCCGAGAGCACCGGGCAGTCGTACGCGAAACCGCTCACCGCGATGCGGGAGTACCTGTCGCGAATGGACGACGAGGCGGCCGCCAACCCGCCCGCGGCGCCGTTCTCCCGGGTGCTGGCCGCGATCGGGCCGAAGATGCTGGAGCTGTCCCGGGACGCGGCCGACGGCGCCCATCCGTTCGCCATGCCCGTGGAGCACACCGCCTTCGCGCGGAAGATCCTCGGACCGGGGAAGCTGCTGATCCCGCACCAGGCGGTGCTGCTGTCCACCGACCCGGCGCAGGCTCGCGCGAAGGCCCGCGAGATGGCCCGCCAGATCCTGCAGGTCAAGGCGTACGCCAAGGCGTGGCGTGACTTCGGCTACGGCGACGAGGTGACCGACCGGCTGGCGGACGCACTCGTCGCCTGGGGCGACGAGGAGACGATCGCGCGCCGGGTGCGGGAGCAGCTCGACGCGGGTGCGGACCAGGTCCTCATCTCCCCCACCGGCGTGGATCTGCCCGGCGCGGCGGACCAGCTGGCCCGGCTGGCGCCGGCGCTGACCGCGCAGACGGCGCTGACGGCGCTGCCGGAGGTGTCGGCATGA
- a CDS encoding TIGR03620 family F420-dependent LLM class oxidoreductase has protein sequence MSVGIWTFAFDGAPIGQVREAAAEIEELGFDALWFGEYPGREALTQAALLLGATSRITVATGVARFDRRSPAGVAGGARTLAEAYPGRFVLALGGHARGGKPVETIRNYLDEMDATEFTSPEPVPPPRRLLAALGPRMLRLAAERADGAHPYFVPPEHTALAREILGPDAYLAVEQGVVLDGSRGLEIARAEVGTYLGMAAHHRVNLKRLGFTDDDLAGGGSTRLVEAVIAIGEQTAADRIQAHLDAGADHVCVQVITGEPGLPLAGWRQLSGLVR, from the coding sequence ATGAGTGTCGGCATCTGGACGTTCGCCTTCGACGGCGCGCCGATCGGCCAGGTTCGCGAGGCCGCCGCCGAGATCGAGGAACTGGGGTTCGACGCGCTGTGGTTCGGCGAATACCCGGGGCGCGAAGCGCTGACCCAGGCAGCGCTGCTGCTGGGCGCCACCTCGCGGATCACCGTCGCCACCGGAGTCGCCCGCTTCGACCGGCGCAGCCCGGCCGGCGTCGCGGGCGGCGCGCGCACCCTGGCGGAGGCCTACCCGGGACGGTTCGTGCTCGCTCTCGGCGGCCACGCCAGAGGCGGGAAGCCGGTGGAGACGATCCGGAACTACCTGGACGAGATGGACGCGACGGAGTTCACCAGCCCCGAGCCGGTTCCGCCACCGCGACGCTTGCTCGCCGCCCTGGGCCCGCGGATGCTGCGGCTCGCCGCCGAACGCGCCGACGGCGCCCACCCGTACTTCGTGCCACCCGAGCACACCGCGCTGGCGCGGGAAATCCTCGGCCCGGACGCCTACCTCGCGGTCGAGCAGGGTGTGGTGCTCGACGGCTCGCGCGGCCTGGAGATCGCCCGCGCCGAGGTCGGCACGTACCTGGGGATGGCCGCACACCACCGCGTCAACCTCAAGCGCCTCGGCTTCACCGACGACGACCTCGCCGGCGGCGGCAGCACGCGTCTCGTGGAGGCGGTCATCGCCATCGGCGAGCAGACGGCCGCCGACCGGATCCAGGCGCACCTCGACGCCGGCGCGGACCACGTGTGCGTGCAGGTGATCACCGGCGAGCCCGGACTGCCGCTGGCGGGCTGGCGGCAACTGTCCGGACTGGTGCGCTGA
- a CDS encoding DUF397 domain-containing protein yields MEDDAANAANKARVRTALDLTGARWQATGGELEFAHVGHTDGLVYTVLRKATDPDGPLLVFTPSEWDAFVAGARDGEFHDLAGLTAD; encoded by the coding sequence GTGGAGGACGACGCGGCCAACGCGGCCAACAAGGCCCGGGTGCGCACCGCACTTGATCTCACCGGGGCGCGGTGGCAGGCCACCGGCGGCGAACTGGAGTTCGCCCACGTCGGGCACACCGACGGGCTCGTCTACACCGTGCTGCGCAAGGCCACCGATCCGGACGGTCCGCTCCTGGTGTTCACACCGTCCGAGTGGGACGCGTTCGTCGCCGGCGCCCGCGACGGCGAGTTCCACGACCTGGCCGGGCTGACCGCGGACTGA
- the ilvC gene encoding ketol-acid reductoisomerase, with translation MSVEIFYDDDADLSIIQGRKVAVIGYGSQGHAHALSLRDSGVDVRIGLPEGSKSRAKAEEEGLRVLTPAEASAEADLIMILAPDTKQRFIYAEDIEPNLKDGDALFFGHGFNIRYELIKPPANVDVAMVAPKGPGHLVRRQFVDGKGVPCLIAVEQDPSGNAQALALAYAAAIGGARAGVIKTTFKEETETDLFGEQAVLCGGASALVQTGFEVLTEAGYAPEIAYFEVLHELKLIVDLMYEGGIARMRYSISDTAEYGDLTRGPRVITPAVKEEMRKILGEIQDGTFAREWVSEDEQGRPNFRKLQEAGEQHPIEETGKKLRGLMSWVDRPITETA, from the coding sequence ATGTCAGTCGAAATCTTCTACGACGACGACGCCGATCTCAGCATCATCCAGGGTCGCAAGGTCGCGGTGATCGGCTACGGCAGCCAGGGCCACGCGCACGCGCTGAGCCTGCGTGACTCCGGGGTCGATGTGCGCATCGGTCTTCCGGAGGGGTCGAAGTCGCGCGCGAAGGCCGAGGAGGAGGGCCTGCGGGTGCTCACCCCGGCGGAGGCGTCCGCCGAGGCCGACCTGATCATGATCCTCGCGCCGGACACCAAGCAGCGCTTCATCTACGCCGAGGACATCGAGCCCAACCTCAAGGACGGCGACGCGCTGTTCTTCGGCCACGGCTTCAACATCCGCTACGAGCTGATCAAGCCGCCGGCCAATGTGGACGTGGCGATGGTCGCGCCGAAGGGCCCGGGCCACCTGGTCCGCCGCCAGTTCGTCGACGGCAAGGGTGTGCCGTGCCTGATCGCGGTCGAGCAGGACCCGTCCGGCAACGCGCAGGCGCTCGCGCTGGCCTACGCCGCCGCCATCGGTGGTGCCCGCGCCGGTGTCATCAAGACCACCTTCAAGGAGGAGACCGAGACCGACCTGTTCGGTGAGCAGGCCGTCCTCTGCGGTGGTGCGTCCGCGCTGGTGCAGACCGGGTTCGAGGTGCTGACCGAGGCCGGGTACGCGCCCGAGATCGCCTACTTCGAGGTGCTGCACGAGCTCAAGCTCATCGTCGACCTCATGTACGAGGGCGGCATTGCCCGGATGCGCTACTCGATCTCCGACACCGCCGAGTACGGCGACCTCACCCGCGGCCCGCGGGTCATCACCCCCGCGGTGAAGGAGGAGATGCGCAAGATCCTGGGCGAGATCCAGGACGGCACCTTCGCCCGCGAGTGGGTGTCCGAGGACGAGCAGGGCCGGCCGAACTTCCGCAAGCTGCAGGAGGCCGGTGAGCAGCACCCGATCGAGGAGACCGGGAAGAAGCTGCGCGGCCTGATGTCGTGGGTGGACCGGCCGATCACCGAGACGGCCTGA
- the ilvN gene encoding acetolactate synthase small subunit: MTRHTLSVLVENVPGVLARVAGLFSRRGFNIESLAVGPTENPEVSRMTIVVAVEELPLEQVTKQLNKLVNVIKIVELEPAVSVQRELLLVKVRADATVRSQVLETVQLFRAKVVDVSPEALTIEATGTGDKLSALLRMLEPYGVREIVQSGMVAVGRGPRSITASAPR, encoded by the coding sequence GTGACCAGGCATACCCTGAGCGTGTTGGTGGAGAATGTCCCCGGGGTGCTCGCGAGAGTCGCCGGGTTGTTCTCCCGCCGCGGTTTCAACATCGAGTCCCTCGCCGTCGGGCCCACGGAGAACCCCGAGGTGTCCCGGATGACGATCGTGGTCGCCGTTGAGGAGCTACCGCTCGAACAGGTGACCAAACAGCTCAACAAGCTGGTCAACGTCATCAAGATCGTGGAGCTCGAGCCCGCCGTGTCGGTGCAGCGTGAACTGCTGCTCGTCAAGGTCCGGGCCGATGCCACGGTGCGCAGCCAGGTGCTGGAGACCGTCCAGCTGTTCCGTGCGAAGGTGGTCGACGTCTCGCCCGAGGCGCTCACGATCGAGGCCACCGGCACCGGCGACAAGCTCAGTGCCCTGTTGCGCATGCTCGAGCCGTACGGCGTGCGTGAGATCGTGCAGTCCGGCATGGTCGCGGTGGGCCGGGGTCCCCGGTCCATCACCGCCTCCGCGCCCCGCTGA
- a CDS encoding acetolactate synthase large subunit: MTSATSRSEPKAGGTPSAASPAQLGSRPKPAPPAGTPVRVTGAQSLVRSLEAMGVEVVFGIPGGTILPAYDPLLDSTKVRHVLVRHEQGAGHAATGYAQATGKVGVCMATSGPGATNLVTPLADANMDSVPVVAITGQQSRPLIGTDAFQEADICGITMPVTKHNFLVTDPVDIPRVIAEAFHLASTGRPGPVLVDIPKDVLQETTSFSWPPEMHLPGYRPTLRPHGKQVREAARLIAQARRPVLYVGGGVIKAQASAQLKRLAELTGIPVVTTLMARGAFPDSHRQHLGMPGMHGSVAAVAAMQRADLLVALGARFDDRVTGQLESFAPEAKVVHADIDPAEISKNRKADVPIVGDCAEIITELIDAVQAETERSGAPDLAPWWTQIDSWRDTFPAGYEWPADGTLSPQYVIERIGQIVGPDAVYAAGVGQHQMWAAQFIKYENPRTWLNSGGLGTMGYAVPAAMGAKFGVPDKQVWAIDGDGCFQMTNQELATCAIEGAPIKVAVINNGNLGMVRQWQNLFYAERYSNTDLGTHKHRIPDFTLLAEALGCAGLRCETQDEVDDVIRRAMEINDRPVVIDFVVGKDAQVWPMVAAGTGNDEIMAARGIRPLFDDDEVSQ, encoded by the coding sequence ATGACAAGCGCCACGTCGCGATCGGAACCGAAAGCCGGAGGAACTCCGTCGGCCGCGTCGCCCGCCCAGCTGGGCAGCCGCCCCAAGCCCGCTCCCCCTGCCGGCACCCCGGTCCGGGTGACCGGAGCGCAGTCGCTGGTGCGGTCGCTCGAGGCGATGGGCGTGGAGGTGGTCTTCGGGATTCCGGGCGGCACGATCCTGCCGGCGTACGACCCGCTTCTGGACTCGACCAAGGTGCGGCACGTCCTCGTGCGCCACGAGCAGGGCGCGGGCCACGCGGCCACCGGCTACGCGCAGGCCACCGGCAAGGTCGGGGTCTGCATGGCGACCTCCGGTCCGGGCGCGACCAACCTGGTCACCCCGCTGGCCGACGCGAACATGGACTCGGTGCCCGTCGTGGCGATCACCGGCCAGCAGAGCCGTCCACTGATCGGGACCGACGCCTTCCAGGAAGCCGACATCTGCGGCATCACCATGCCGGTCACCAAGCACAACTTCCTGGTGACCGACCCGGTCGACATCCCGCGCGTGATCGCGGAGGCGTTCCACCTGGCCTCGACCGGCCGTCCCGGCCCGGTGCTGGTGGACATCCCCAAGGACGTCCTGCAGGAGACCACGTCGTTCTCCTGGCCGCCGGAGATGCACCTGCCCGGCTACCGGCCGACGCTGCGCCCGCACGGCAAGCAGGTCCGCGAGGCGGCGCGGCTCATCGCGCAGGCCCGCCGCCCGGTGCTCTACGTCGGCGGCGGTGTGATCAAGGCCCAGGCGTCGGCGCAGCTGAAGCGGCTGGCCGAGCTGACCGGCATCCCGGTGGTGACCACGCTGATGGCGCGCGGCGCGTTCCCCGACTCGCACCGCCAGCACCTGGGCATGCCCGGCATGCACGGGTCGGTCGCCGCGGTCGCCGCGATGCAGCGCGCCGACCTGCTGGTCGCGCTGGGCGCCCGCTTCGACGACCGGGTGACCGGTCAGCTGGAGTCGTTCGCGCCGGAGGCCAAGGTCGTGCACGCCGACATCGACCCGGCCGAGATCTCCAAGAACCGCAAGGCCGACGTGCCGATCGTGGGTGACTGCGCGGAGATCATCACGGAGCTGATCGACGCGGTGCAGGCCGAGACCGAGCGGTCCGGCGCGCCGGACCTGGCCCCGTGGTGGACCCAGATCGACTCGTGGCGCGACACGTTCCCGGCCGGCTACGAGTGGCCCGCGGACGGCACGTTGTCGCCGCAGTACGTCATCGAGCGGATCGGCCAGATCGTCGGCCCGGACGCGGTCTACGCCGCCGGTGTCGGCCAGCACCAGATGTGGGCCGCGCAGTTCATCAAGTACGAGAACCCGCGAACCTGGCTCAACTCGGGCGGGCTGGGCACCATGGGCTACGCCGTGCCGGCCGCGATGGGCGCCAAGTTCGGCGTGCCGGACAAGCAGGTGTGGGCCATCGACGGTGACGGCTGCTTCCAGATGACCAACCAGGAGCTGGCCACCTGCGCCATCGAGGGCGCCCCGATCAAGGTCGCCGTCATCAACAACGGCAACCTCGGCATGGTCCGCCAGTGGCAGAACCTGTTCTACGCCGAGCGGTACTCCAACACCGATCTCGGTACGCACAAGCACCGGATCCCGGACTTCACCCTGCTCGCCGAGGCACTGGGCTGCGCCGGGCTGCGGTGCGAGACCCAGGACGAGGTCGACGACGTCATCCGCCGGGCGATGGAGATCAACGACCGCCCGGTCGTGATCGACTTCGTGGTCGGCAAGGACGCCCAGGTGTGGCCGATGGTGGCGGCGGGCACCGGGAACGACGAGATCATGGCCGCGCGTGGCATCCGCCCGCTGTTCGACGACGACGAGGTTTCGCAGTGA